One Vitis vinifera cultivar Pinot Noir 40024 chromosome 8, ASM3070453v1 genomic window carries:
- the LOC104880030 gene encoding transcription factor LAX PANICLE 1 yields MDYPSSSNPSSSLSSSVANIGKDKKKGGKRSKGVKLSTDPQSVAARERRHRISDRFKILQSLVPGGTKMDTVSMLEEAIHYVKYLKTQIWLHQTMINFVDDDPSLLYQSDSLPSHQQEAFYSPDETLAMMQPYITTTAPVRDSYCFQGEETMFSDASVNYY; encoded by the coding sequence ATGGATTATCCCAGCAGCAGCAACCCCAGCTCCTCGCTGTCCTCTTCAGTGGCAAACATCGGCAAGGATAAGAAGAAGGGTGGGAAGAGAAGCAAAGGGGTGAAGCTCTCCACCGACCCACAGAGCGTGGCGGCCAGAGAGAGGAGGCACCGCATCAGTGACCGCTTCAAGATCTTGCAGAGCTTGGTTCCTGGTGGAACCAAGATGGACACTGTTTCCATGTTGGAGGAGGCTATTCACTATGTCAAGTACCTCAAGACCCAGATATGGCTTCACCAAACCATGATCAACTTCGTGGACGATGACCCGTCTCTGCTCTACCAGTCAGATTCTCTTCCTTCTCACCAACAAGAAGCTTTCTACTCACCTGATGAAACCTTAGCCATGATGCAACCTTACATAACCACTACAGCGCCGGTACGAGATTCTTATTGCTTTCAAGGTGAAGAAACCATGTTTTCTGACGCGTCCGTGAACTACTATTAG